From Spirosoma aerolatum, one genomic window encodes:
- a CDS encoding cellulose synthase family protein — protein sequence MELLVLLLYGLALLLLFIYNCGQLSLIFIYLRSEKKRRQAALRHEPGPVDELPRVTVQLPIYNELYVVERLLDAVGQLQYPQHKLDIQLLDDSTDETVAVVAQKVAELTTRGFDVQQIRRTDRTGFKAGALAHGLATAKGEFIAIFDADFVPDPAFLLKTIPHFRDPQVGIVQTRWEHLNEEFSLMTQLQAFGLNAHFTVEQSGRDAAGLLANFNGTGGVWRRQAIVDAGGWQSDTLTEDLDLSYRAQLKGWKFVYREDIGSPAELPVAMNALKSQQYRWMKGAAECARKLIGRVLRSPDLSIRIKLHALFHLFSSATFILVLVLSVLSVPLLYIRSQHPEWENVFFIIGLFQVSLLILITFYGIPFWLLKPTSRAKFFWYFPMYSSLMMGLSLHNTIAVIEGYLGRKTPFVRTPKFNVRNATDGWKANKYLNRQLSWLTLAEGALTIYFLTGLALGIYTDDFRMFFLHIMLVTGFGMVFLYSLSQARQGSEPGQA from the coding sequence ATGGAACTTCTGGTCCTTTTGCTATACGGGCTGGCACTGCTACTCCTATTTATTTACAACTGTGGCCAATTGAGCCTGATATTTATTTACCTGCGGTCAGAAAAAAAGCGTCGGCAGGCCGCGCTTCGGCATGAACCTGGCCCTGTTGATGAACTCCCCCGTGTAACGGTTCAGTTGCCGATCTACAATGAGTTATATGTGGTGGAACGGCTGCTGGATGCGGTTGGCCAGCTACAATATCCCCAGCATAAACTCGACATTCAATTACTGGATGACTCTACAGATGAAACGGTGGCGGTAGTGGCTCAAAAGGTGGCAGAGTTGACAACCAGAGGGTTCGATGTTCAGCAGATTCGCCGAACCGACCGAACGGGGTTCAAAGCGGGGGCGCTGGCCCATGGACTTGCCACGGCCAAAGGCGAATTCATTGCCATTTTTGATGCTGACTTTGTACCTGACCCGGCCTTTCTGTTGAAAACGATTCCACACTTCCGGGACCCTCAGGTAGGTATCGTACAAACGCGATGGGAACATCTGAACGAGGAGTTTTCGCTCATGACCCAATTACAGGCCTTCGGACTCAACGCTCACTTTACCGTCGAACAAAGCGGTCGGGATGCGGCTGGTTTACTGGCCAATTTCAATGGAACCGGGGGCGTTTGGCGCAGGCAGGCCATTGTGGATGCCGGAGGCTGGCAAAGCGATACGCTTACAGAGGATCTGGACCTGAGTTACCGGGCACAGTTGAAAGGGTGGAAATTTGTGTATCGCGAAGACATTGGCTCTCCCGCCGAGTTGCCGGTTGCTATGAATGCGCTCAAATCGCAGCAGTACCGATGGATGAAGGGAGCTGCCGAGTGCGCCCGCAAGCTCATTGGCCGGGTACTCCGAAGCCCGGATTTGTCCATTCGGATAAAATTACACGCCCTCTTTCACCTCTTTAGCAGTGCTACCTTCATCCTGGTGCTGGTGCTAAGCGTCCTGAGTGTACCCTTGCTTTACATTCGCAGCCAGCATCCCGAATGGGAGAATGTGTTCTTCATTATCGGCCTGTTTCAGGTAAGCCTGCTCATTCTCATTACGTTCTATGGAATCCCGTTCTGGTTATTAAAACCAACGTCCCGAGCCAAATTTTTCTGGTATTTCCCAATGTATTCGTCGCTGATGATGGGCCTTTCACTCCACAATACCATTGCCGTCATCGAAGGGTATCTGGGCCGGAAAACACCGTTTGTCCGTACACCTAAATTCAACGTTCGAAATGCAACGGATGGCTGGAAGGCCAACAAATACCTGAATCGACAACTAAGCTGGCTAACGCTGGCCGAAGGAGCGCTAACTATTTATTTTCTGACCGGACTAGCCCTGGGCATCTACACCGACGATTTTCGCATGTTCTTCCTGCACATCATGCTCGTAACGGGGTTCGGCATGGTATTTCTCTATTCATTATCGCAGGCACGGCAGGGGTCTGAGCCTGGGCAGGCTTAA
- a CDS encoding mechanosensitive ion channel family protein, producing MKKVKKVLSRLMLVSLCITVSGSILSAQDTTQTNETALGQTIPDTLLFKIQRAQSIITEIRATNKKGYGVARIRAGLADVKANIAPIAADLRNHRKIVDAKSLANYNLILNDALERLRGWRTALAKSNNDLQSQLDQVLSLSGDSLLIVAANDSTEKKLYVGQLTDIRLQLQEAGTRTTARLDTVSRLLADVSGTYLNVSTLQTSISDRWQKSNENALLKESPYLWDAPATFTIGNVQAILKSSYQGQDKILKYFFASTWDNRFLLLLLTGLFFAWVFTNYKKANTALMRPKIGPIQFDSLMPVPIVASLIVLLNLTPLFEPESPAIYIEITQFLLLIVLSIHLWKRFSKHDLSMWLLNAGLYVLLLITNTLISDALFMRLWLIVLNAAFFYIGVVFSRRLHRRYLSERMIRPVVKLYLVLQGLAILLNMFGRISLAKLFSITGVIGLVQITGLGVFIEVVLEALELQIKLSACSGGVFSRVNINHTQRSFKKGLVVLAVGLWLLVFFINLGVADSIYNFFSHILTRPRTFGSITFTLSSVLSFALIIYLSSLLQRNIGLFFGESKLTSSDGQVDQVSSVLALTRLVVVIAGVLLAFAASGLSIDKLTVVLGALSVGIGLGMQNIVSNFVSGIILIFEKPFQIGDYIEIADKKGRIRDIGIRSSKMITVQGSEVVIPNGDLLSNRLVNWTSGDTYLKTEFTLKVNLETDLKTVDDIVTKAVSQQEGTIQNRPPELLVTAVGGDSVELTIRVWIKSIYSEADIKSKLLQQLIRQFREAAIKLM from the coding sequence ATGAAGAAAGTCAAAAAGGTTCTAAGCAGGCTAATGCTGGTAAGCCTGTGTATAACGGTTAGTGGATCTATCTTGTCAGCGCAGGATACGACTCAGACGAATGAAACGGCACTAGGTCAAACCATTCCAGACACCTTATTATTTAAGATTCAGCGGGCGCAGTCGATTATTACGGAGATACGGGCTACCAATAAAAAAGGATACGGCGTTGCCCGTATACGTGCAGGATTGGCTGATGTCAAGGCGAACATTGCGCCTATTGCTGCCGATCTACGAAACCACCGAAAAATCGTTGATGCCAAGAGTCTTGCCAATTATAACCTGATTCTGAACGATGCGCTGGAGCGGCTGAGGGGTTGGCGAACTGCGTTGGCTAAGTCGAATAATGATTTACAAAGCCAGCTCGATCAGGTTCTCAGCCTGAGTGGGGATTCGCTATTGATTGTGGCGGCCAATGATTCGACCGAAAAGAAGCTGTACGTCGGGCAGTTAACCGATATTCGATTACAACTTCAGGAAGCTGGTACACGTACAACTGCCCGTCTGGATACGGTAAGTCGGTTGCTGGCTGACGTATCAGGGACGTATCTGAATGTCAGTACTTTACAGACGTCTATAAGTGATCGTTGGCAGAAGTCGAATGAAAACGCGTTGCTGAAGGAGTCACCCTACCTGTGGGATGCCCCCGCTACCTTTACCATCGGCAATGTACAGGCAATTCTGAAATCGAGTTATCAGGGGCAGGATAAAATTCTGAAGTACTTTTTTGCATCCACCTGGGATAACCGGTTTTTGCTACTGCTGCTGACCGGGTTGTTTTTTGCCTGGGTTTTCACCAACTATAAAAAAGCCAATACAGCGTTGATGAGGCCGAAGATCGGCCCGATCCAGTTCGATAGCCTGATGCCGGTGCCTATCGTGGCCTCGTTAATTGTATTGCTCAATCTGACTCCCCTGTTTGAGCCCGAGTCGCCTGCTATTTACATTGAAATTACCCAGTTTTTGTTACTGATCGTGCTGTCCATTCATCTCTGGAAACGCTTTTCGAAGCATGACCTCAGCATGTGGCTCCTGAATGCTGGGTTGTATGTGTTACTGCTGATTACCAACACCCTGATTAGCGACGCGCTGTTCATGCGGCTTTGGCTCATTGTATTGAACGCGGCCTTTTTTTATATCGGTGTCGTGTTCTCCAGACGGTTACACCGGCGTTATCTGAGTGAACGCATGATCCGGCCAGTCGTTAAACTATACCTGGTGTTGCAGGGACTGGCTATTTTGCTCAATATGTTTGGCCGAATCAGTTTGGCCAAGCTGTTTAGCATCACAGGGGTTATTGGACTGGTTCAGATTACAGGTCTGGGTGTTTTTATTGAAGTAGTTCTGGAAGCACTCGAACTCCAGATTAAGCTGAGTGCCTGCTCGGGGGGAGTTTTCTCACGGGTCAATATTAACCACACCCAACGGTCATTCAAAAAGGGCCTGGTCGTACTGGCTGTTGGGTTATGGCTGCTGGTATTTTTTATTAACCTGGGCGTTGCCGATAGTATCTATAACTTTTTCAGCCACATACTGACCCGACCACGCACGTTTGGAAGCATCACCTTCACGCTCAGTAGCGTACTTTCATTTGCGCTTATTATCTACCTGTCGAGTCTGTTGCAACGAAACATCGGTCTATTCTTTGGCGAAAGTAAGCTCACCAGTTCAGATGGGCAGGTTGACCAGGTCAGTTCGGTGCTTGCCTTAACCCGTCTGGTCGTTGTAATTGCCGGGGTATTGCTGGCCTTTGCCGCTTCTGGCCTGTCAATCGATAAGTTAACGGTCGTGCTCGGAGCGTTGAGTGTCGGGATTGGACTGGGTATGCAGAATATCGTCAGCAACTTTGTGTCGGGTATTATTCTGATCTTCGAAAAGCCTTTTCAGATTGGTGATTACATCGAAATAGCTGACAAAAAAGGCCGCATTCGCGACATTGGTATCCGGTCGAGTAAAATGATAACTGTGCAGGGATCCGAAGTTGTGATTCCTAATGGTGATCTGCTGTCGAATCGGCTCGTCAACTGGACCTCCGGCGATACTTATCTGAAAACGGAATTTACACTAAAAGTGAATCTGGAAACTGACTTGAAAACCGTTGACGATATTGTAACGAAAGCCGTGTCGCAGCAGGAGGGAACGATTCAAAATCGCCCACCCGAACTACTTGTTACAGCCGTCGGTGGCGATAGTGTGGAACTGACCATCCGGGTCTGGATTAAAAGCATTTATAGTGAAGCCGATATAAAAAGTAAGCTGTTACAGCAGTTGATTCGTCAGTTTAGAGAAGCTGCAATCAAGCTCATGTAG
- a CDS encoding YybH family protein yields MKIVNILPALCVFLLLSFVSQAKPKPSAEEQIRQALDSTSAGWNRGNLQQYLSAYTPDAQEMGPNGPRGGVEVIENTMRNGFWKTGRPLQQLRYEHVSVRLLGKANALVTGHYVLSGGSKPDRTGWFTTVWAKTRAGWRMIFDHS; encoded by the coding sequence ATGAAAATCGTCAATATTCTGCCTGCTCTATGTGTATTCCTATTGCTAAGCTTCGTAAGTCAGGCTAAACCAAAACCTTCGGCCGAAGAACAAATTCGGCAGGCACTCGACTCAACCTCGGCGGGTTGGAATCGAGGCAATCTGCAACAGTACCTCAGCGCCTACACGCCTGATGCTCAGGAGATGGGGCCTAACGGGCCACGAGGGGGCGTTGAGGTAATTGAGAATACCATGCGCAACGGTTTCTGGAAAACAGGTAGGCCGCTTCAACAACTTCGTTACGAGCATGTTAGCGTTCGGCTTTTAGGAAAGGCTAATGCGCTTGTGACGGGCCATTACGTACTTAGCGGAGGGAGTAAGCCGGATCGAACTGGCTGGTTTACGACAGTTTGGGCTAAAACCCGTGCAGGTTGGCGGATGATTTTCGATCACTCGTAA
- a CDS encoding enolase C-terminal domain-like protein, with translation MSQSEMPLETSRRNALKLAGLGSAAGILGLFDSPKARAETYETPAYAKGVAPVTIKNVRAITTAPGGPNLVIVKVETSEPGLYGLGCATFTQRAHVVIPAVNIYLNEFCVGKDVDNIEDMWQSAYVSSYWRNGPVLNNALSGLDQALWDIKGKRANMPVYQLLGGKSRIAVDTYTHASGPTPEAIADKVQEFMAMGFRHVRIQQGGYGGVGAMQELKPDFKTAGYGRETDDFSDQKTYLKRVPKMFDVVRKRCGEDVQLLHDMHELTEPIDAINMIKGLEEYRPYFIEDPFSPENMNWFRQLRQTTAVPIAMGELFNNINEFKEPMANHLFDFIRIHISQIGGITPAMKVARLGEWFNVRTAWHGPGDTSPVGHAANNNIDIAVWNFGIQESQMFSDKVKEVFPGCPTIKNGYYQINETPGLGIDINEKEAAKYPIGTKSRWTVRKNDGTILKP, from the coding sequence ATGAGTCAATCAGAAATGCCGTTGGAAACCAGTCGACGGAATGCGCTAAAGTTAGCCGGGTTAGGGTCGGCCGCTGGTATTCTGGGTTTGTTCGATAGTCCCAAAGCCAGAGCCGAAACCTACGAAACCCCTGCCTATGCCAAAGGCGTAGCTCCTGTTACCATCAAAAACGTCCGGGCTATTACAACGGCTCCCGGTGGCCCGAACCTGGTGATTGTGAAGGTCGAAACCTCTGAGCCAGGTTTGTATGGGCTGGGTTGTGCTACGTTTACCCAACGTGCTCATGTCGTGATTCCGGCCGTCAATATCTACCTGAATGAGTTTTGCGTAGGCAAAGACGTCGACAACATAGAAGATATGTGGCAGTCGGCCTATGTTAGTTCCTACTGGCGAAATGGCCCGGTGCTGAACAACGCCCTTTCTGGACTCGATCAGGCGCTCTGGGATATTAAGGGTAAACGAGCCAACATGCCGGTTTATCAGCTTCTTGGCGGCAAGAGCCGGATTGCGGTCGATACATATACCCACGCCAGCGGTCCCACGCCCGAAGCCATTGCCGATAAGGTACAGGAGTTTATGGCGATGGGCTTCCGGCACGTTCGCATTCAGCAGGGGGGCTATGGTGGTGTAGGGGCTATGCAGGAGTTAAAGCCCGATTTCAAGACGGCTGGATATGGCCGTGAAACCGACGATTTCTCGGATCAGAAAACTTATCTGAAACGGGTGCCTAAGATGTTCGACGTCGTACGCAAACGCTGTGGCGAAGATGTGCAGCTCCTGCATGATATGCATGAGTTAACCGAGCCCATTGATGCCATCAACATGATTAAAGGTCTGGAAGAATACCGCCCCTATTTCATTGAAGATCCGTTCTCGCCCGAAAATATGAACTGGTTCAGGCAATTGCGACAGACGACGGCGGTACCTATTGCGATGGGTGAGTTGTTCAACAACATCAATGAGTTTAAAGAACCAATGGCCAACCACCTGTTCGACTTTATTCGAATCCACATCTCACAGATTGGCGGCATTACACCCGCGATGAAAGTGGCCCGACTGGGTGAATGGTTCAACGTTCGGACAGCCTGGCATGGGCCAGGTGATACCTCGCCAGTAGGACACGCAGCTAATAACAACATCGACATCGCCGTCTGGAACTTTGGGATTCAGGAGTCGCAAATGTTCAGCGATAAAGTAAAGGAAGTATTTCCCGGTTGCCCGACGATCAAAAACGGGTATTACCAGATTAATGAGACGCCAGGGTTGGGAATTGATATCAATGAAAAAGAAGCGGCTAAATACCCCATCGGCACCAAGTCGCGCTGGACAGTCCGCAAAAACGACGGTACGATTTTAAAGCCCTAA
- a CDS encoding hybrid sensor histidine kinase/response regulator transcription factor yields MKGLYIILITTFFTFCLRLSGLAHTDPSPFRFEHITVNEGLSHSDAMAVVQDQQGFIWIATNKGVNRYDGYEIRHYLLPIDNENGLSNNRVRTLHVSPQGVLWAGTEGGGLNVYNPNQDRFVRLTTQSVLSASRSVLQALNQSEITALAADRKGMIWVGTRQHGLFIIRANQEGQLQELSRVKLANSRSVRTEITDLTIDPVGHVWIATYNEGLFVASIDQPTATAALSNPFTDAHILALTLDHDNGMWIGTDRHVLWVSNDSLRTKQLDRPYELPQTFQSIGCLHKDSFGRLWVGTDFGLSMVPVRFSVGKPPVFTDKVTTYLPMDADPNSINSGRVHCIFEDRFQVLWLAASAGGLNKIDLRQKPFGHLSRRLSEYPTLANNYINALYKEDDKGLLWITTRNGISSYDLKAKTYRNYFDRQLPGNVTGMDVSCIFQDSNGTLWFSARYDGLISIRRQNGREIIKTFPHHDGLYHYIESIAEDKFGMLWTASFSYGLTRMNRDGQIVARYTSRNSALPSDRFTFLLYDPADNVLWASTQDAGVLKLRVQPDRLVLLQQFKHDTHNPTSLRVNYAWPLLKDRRGVIWVGTIGGGLHQIVRNQKGQEEIRSCAAWLPDSDVESIIEDSQGNLWLGSEGLIRVNPVTHQVIRYNVVDGVQSNSFKVGAACKSRDETLYFGGINGITYLQPRAIQANPYPPFVRITGLSIANQPIGVGQSVNGRVLIQKPLNKAQTLQIEAAENDFSISFVGLNFANPKKHRYAYQLVGYNDNWVQLAPGQRTASFANLPAGNYMFQVKAENGEGQWTHHPATLRLTILPPWWKTWWAYSLYTLLIGGALLLARRVLLQQQALKNKIAFEHFQYEKEKELSDLKLEFFTNVSHELRTPLTLILGPMEELAASAWKFNGMKDKVLLVHQQTRRLLSLINQLLDFRKMESQHIPLQAVKSDAVSFLVELFLMFKLKAEEQQIHYTIDTLPEPVMLYFDRSKLEVAVINVLSNALKYTSEGHGVHLSIRVVGDVKQPARFQQQKLQTNYLDITVRDEGIGIKPEELSRIFDLYYQASHTANMRVVGTGIGLSLVKQFIERHGGEVSLTSQVGQGTTFVIRLPFGKDHLATSDLALDASGPALSVHPQPFIDEITVAPTDLASATLRLLIVEDNSDVRQYITHLFAAKFEVFTAVDGIDGWEQALQLMPDVIISDIMMPRSDGLDLCKKIKQHPKTLHIPVVLLTARVAVVHEIEGLETGADEYISKPFNPDLLIAKVNTLVHNRLKLRQYYQQKILLEPTEVLIPDADKVFLETAMSIVEKNLGEPEFSVLELVKEMAMSRSVFYRRIKSITGQSVVEFINDVRMKRAAQLLASSQLRISEVCALVGLEDVKYFRKSFQQVHGVSPSEYARKHRAERDVQPEVC; encoded by the coding sequence ATGAAAGGACTCTACATTATCCTGATTACCACCTTTTTTACATTCTGTCTTAGGCTGTCGGGGCTCGCTCATACAGACCCGAGCCCATTTCGCTTTGAACACATAACTGTCAATGAAGGCTTATCCCATAGTGATGCTATGGCTGTTGTGCAGGACCAGCAGGGCTTTATCTGGATTGCTACGAACAAAGGCGTAAATCGGTATGATGGTTATGAAATAAGGCATTATCTGCTACCTATTGATAATGAAAATGGATTGTCAAATAATCGGGTCCGAACGTTGCATGTAAGTCCGCAGGGAGTACTATGGGCAGGTACCGAAGGGGGAGGGCTCAATGTGTACAATCCAAATCAGGACCGATTTGTGCGGCTAACGACCCAATCAGTACTGTCTGCCAGCCGATCAGTGCTACAAGCATTGAACCAGTCGGAGATAACAGCCCTGGCGGCCGACCGTAAGGGTATGATCTGGGTAGGTACAAGGCAGCATGGCTTGTTTATAATTCGAGCCAATCAGGAAGGGCAACTCCAAGAGCTAAGTCGGGTTAAGCTAGCTAATAGCAGATCGGTACGAACTGAAATTACCGATCTGACCATCGATCCGGTCGGGCATGTATGGATTGCTACGTACAATGAGGGGCTTTTTGTGGCTTCCATTGATCAGCCAACGGCCACTGCTGCGCTGTCGAATCCGTTTACTGATGCGCATATCCTGGCTCTAACGCTCGATCATGACAATGGCATGTGGATCGGCACCGATAGGCATGTCCTGTGGGTATCAAATGATAGTCTACGTACGAAGCAGTTGGACAGGCCCTATGAATTACCCCAAACATTTCAGAGTATTGGCTGTCTGCATAAAGATTCGTTTGGTCGGTTGTGGGTAGGTACCGATTTTGGCCTTTCCATGGTTCCAGTTCGGTTTTCGGTGGGTAAACCGCCTGTTTTCACGGATAAAGTGACAACCTACCTACCGATGGATGCCGATCCGAATAGCATTAATTCGGGCCGGGTGCATTGCATTTTTGAAGATCGGTTTCAGGTGCTTTGGCTGGCGGCATCGGCAGGCGGATTAAACAAGATTGATTTGCGCCAAAAACCGTTTGGGCATTTGAGTCGTCGCTTAAGTGAATATCCCACACTGGCAAATAATTACATTAATGCGCTTTATAAGGAAGATGATAAAGGCTTGCTCTGGATAACCACGCGCAATGGGATTTCCAGTTATGATCTGAAAGCCAAAACCTACCGAAATTATTTTGATCGACAGTTACCGGGTAATGTCACGGGCATGGATGTGTCCTGTATTTTTCAGGATTCAAACGGCACGCTTTGGTTTAGTGCTCGTTATGACGGACTAATTTCGATCCGTCGGCAGAATGGCCGGGAGATCATCAAAACCTTCCCGCATCATGATGGTCTATATCACTATATAGAAAGCATTGCTGAAGATAAATTCGGTATGCTCTGGACGGCTTCCTTTAGCTATGGACTTACCCGCATGAACCGCGATGGTCAGATAGTGGCCAGATATACCAGCCGGAATAGCGCGTTACCTTCCGATCGGTTTACGTTTTTGCTTTACGATCCGGCTGACAATGTGCTTTGGGCCAGTACGCAGGATGCCGGTGTGCTGAAACTACGGGTACAGCCTGATCGACTGGTACTACTTCAGCAGTTTAAGCATGATACACACAATCCGACCAGCCTACGGGTAAACTATGCCTGGCCTCTGCTTAAAGATCGCCGGGGAGTCATATGGGTTGGAACCATTGGGGGAGGATTACATCAGATTGTTCGGAATCAGAAGGGGCAGGAAGAAATACGTTCCTGTGCCGCCTGGCTACCCGACAGTGATGTAGAAAGTATTATTGAAGATAGTCAGGGTAACCTATGGCTGGGGAGCGAAGGGCTGATTCGGGTGAACCCCGTGACACATCAGGTGATTCGGTATAATGTGGTGGATGGGGTACAAAGTAATTCGTTTAAAGTAGGAGCCGCGTGTAAGTCGAGGGATGAAACCCTGTATTTTGGCGGCATCAACGGTATTACCTACCTCCAGCCTCGGGCAATTCAGGCCAATCCATACCCACCTTTTGTGCGAATTACCGGCTTGTCGATTGCCAATCAGCCGATTGGTGTTGGGCAGTCCGTAAATGGCCGGGTTCTGATTCAGAAGCCACTCAACAAAGCGCAAACCCTTCAGATAGAAGCGGCTGAAAATGACTTCTCGATTTCATTCGTTGGGTTAAACTTTGCTAACCCTAAAAAACACCGCTATGCTTATCAATTGGTTGGCTATAACGACAATTGGGTGCAACTCGCTCCTGGGCAGCGAACGGCCAGTTTTGCCAACTTACCCGCCGGAAATTACATGTTTCAGGTGAAAGCCGAAAATGGCGAGGGGCAATGGACGCACCATCCGGCTACCTTACGATTGACGATTCTGCCGCCCTGGTGGAAAACCTGGTGGGCGTATTCATTATACACACTGCTGATAGGCGGGGCATTGCTACTGGCCCGACGGGTTCTGTTGCAGCAGCAGGCCTTGAAAAACAAGATTGCGTTCGAACATTTTCAGTATGAGAAAGAGAAAGAACTCAGCGACCTGAAACTGGAATTTTTTACCAATGTATCGCACGAGTTACGCACACCATTAACCCTAATCCTGGGGCCTATGGAAGAACTGGCGGCATCGGCCTGGAAATTCAATGGCATGAAGGATAAGGTATTGCTCGTCCATCAGCAGACCCGCCGACTACTGTCGTTAATTAATCAATTGCTGGATTTTCGTAAGATGGAATCACAGCACATACCGCTCCAGGCTGTCAAAAGCGATGCCGTTTCATTTCTGGTTGAGCTATTCCTGATGTTCAAGCTTAAAGCGGAGGAACAACAGATTCATTACACCATCGATACGCTTCCTGAGCCTGTCATGCTTTACTTTGATCGGAGTAAACTCGAAGTGGCGGTTATCAACGTACTCTCTAACGCTTTGAAATATACGTCGGAGGGCCATGGCGTTCATTTGAGTATCCGCGTGGTTGGTGATGTAAAGCAACCGGCTCGTTTTCAACAGCAAAAACTTCAGACCAATTACCTCGATATTACCGTTCGTGATGAAGGAATCGGCATAAAACCGGAAGAACTCAGCCGCATTTTTGATCTATATTATCAGGCGTCGCATACGGCCAATATGCGGGTGGTTGGAACGGGTATTGGGTTATCGCTGGTGAAACAGTTTATTGAACGACATGGGGGTGAAGTGTCTCTGACCAGTCAGGTAGGGCAAGGTACTACCTTCGTCATCCGACTGCCTTTTGGTAAAGATCACCTGGCCACATCTGATCTGGCACTCGATGCATCAGGTCCCGCTTTATCGGTACACCCTCAGCCATTTATCGATGAGATTACAGTAGCGCCAACCGACTTAGCCTCTGCCACATTGCGTCTGCTAATCGTTGAGGACAACAGCGATGTAAGGCAATACATTACGCATTTGTTTGCCGCCAAATTTGAAGTATTTACGGCTGTCGATGGCATCGATGGCTGGGAGCAGGCTCTGCAACTTATGCCGGATGTAATCATCAGTGATATTATGATGCCGCGTAGCGACGGGCTCGACCTTTGCAAAAAAATTAAACAGCACCCGAAAACACTGCATATTCCGGTCGTACTGCTTACAGCCAGGGTGGCTGTTGTGCATGAAATTGAAGGGTTGGAAACGGGCGCCGACGAGTACATCAGTAAGCCGTTCAACCCTGATCTGCTCATTGCCAAAGTGAATACCCTGGTGCATAATCGCCTGAAACTGCGCCAGTATTATCAACAGAAAATCCTGCTGGAGCCTACAGAAGTCTTAATTCCTGATGCAGATAAAGTATTTCTGGAAACGGCCATGAGCATTGTTGAAAAGAATCTGGGCGAACCTGAATTTTCGGTACTGGAATTAGTCAAGGAAATGGCGATGAGTCGGTCGGTGTTTTATCGACGTATCAAAAGCATTACTGGCCAGTCGGTGGTGGAGTTCATCAACGATGTTCGCATGAAACGGGCTGCTCAGTTGTTGGCCTCCAGCCAGCTTCGTATTTCGGAAGTATGTGCACTGGTTGGGCTGGAAGATGTCAAGTACTTCCGAAAGTCATTCCAGCAGGTTCATGGGGTATCGCCATCTGAGTATGCCCGAAAGCATAGAGCCGAACGCGACGTGCAACCAGAAGTTTGCTGA